A stretch of Bacteroidota bacterium DNA encodes these proteins:
- a CDS encoding RagB/SusD family nutrient uptake outer membrane protein: MKHIHSKIITGTILLTLFLASCSQILNEKPRSIYTPEYFKTKNGVMGGLTAMYAHLRYIYGQAYYYNTCLTGTDEATYAQQADDNFKCMDQSGVSATTSSNSRADVLWNNAFPNINTANGVIENATAAGTISDALIAEARFFRAFDYFLLVQTFGGVPLDLGAGELKFNTNPVRISIRNTVPEVYTKTIFPDLLKAINDLPATGRVTGGVTQTVARLYLAKAYLTYGWWLENPNSIPTYPASDRNDPDGHNAQWYYQQAYNIAVAAILDPGPFGLQPTYYDVNLAQNDRNNEILLYADHTQTSEFYNGASLSYGSGAAPDNFAVWMMTFNYTSIRSADTSSWKTSVSSVQREAAQSLGRPWVRMCPPIGIFTNTFADKTNDSRYDGTFTTVYRGNWPKGGVTNAFLYNANNIKVLPGDSILTFLNNEPAVSIDYSNSVYKSNIGAGVLPGSRSFVISPNGISRIVYPGLWKLGCYRTDNGTSLGQPNAGSTRPYNIAKFSELFLIAAEAAVKGATATAITGKYANDGTAKGLVNVLRARAGKWKWSNGGNMAKVEDHSTAMIAATPVTVDINYILAERSREYFGEGYRWYDLVRTQKWAELAGSYKICGTAIGDHSPATVTRNIQPYLYLRPIPQGQLDAMDATVAEKAAYQNPGY; encoded by the coding sequence ATGAAACATATACATAGCAAAATTATTACAGGAACGATTTTATTAACTTTGTTCCTGGCGTCGTGCTCCCAAATACTAAACGAGAAACCCCGTAGTATTTATACCCCAGAATATTTTAAGACAAAAAATGGCGTTATGGGCGGATTAACAGCGATGTATGCTCATCTGCGCTATATTTACGGACAGGCATATTACTACAATACTTGCCTGACAGGGACTGATGAAGCCACATACGCACAACAGGCAGATGATAATTTTAAGTGTATGGATCAATCAGGGGTGTCGGCGACCACTTCCAGCAACAGCAGGGCTGATGTATTGTGGAATAACGCATTTCCAAACATCAATACAGCCAATGGCGTCATTGAAAATGCCACTGCAGCAGGAACTATTTCTGACGCACTGATTGCCGAAGCAAGATTTTTCCGGGCATTTGATTACTTCTTACTTGTACAAACTTTTGGCGGAGTACCTTTGGATCTGGGTGCCGGGGAACTAAAATTCAACACCAATCCTGTAAGAATTTCCATCCGGAATACTGTTCCTGAAGTTTATACAAAAACCATATTCCCGGACCTGCTTAAAGCAATAAACGACCTTCCGGCAACTGGACGTGTAACCGGCGGTGTAACCCAAACAGTAGCACGCCTATATTTGGCAAAGGCATACCTGACATATGGATGGTGGCTTGAAAACCCCAATAGTATTCCCACTTATCCGGCTAGCGACCGCAATGACCCGGACGGACATAATGCTCAATGGTACTATCAGCAGGCTTATAATATAGCAGTAGCAGCTATTCTTGATCCGGGACCTTTCGGACTGCAGCCAACATATTATGATGTCAACCTGGCACAAAACGACCGTAACAATGAAATATTATTGTATGCCGATCATACGCAAACAAGCGAATTTTATAACGGAGCAAGCCTTTCTTATGGCAGTGGCGCTGCTCCGGATAACTTCGCTGTCTGGATGATGACCTTTAACTATACAAGTATTAGGAGCGCAGATACTTCAAGCTGGAAGACTTCAGTAAGTTCTGTTCAACGGGAAGCAGCTCAATCTTTGGGGCGTCCTTGGGTACGCATGTGCCCTCCAATTGGTATATTCACAAATACTTTCGCCGACAAAACCAATGATTCCCGCTATGACGGCACCTTTACAACGGTCTACCGGGGTAACTGGCCCAAAGGAGGCGTCACAAATGCATTCTTATACAATGCAAACAATATAAAAGTCTTACCCGGAGACTCCATACTGACTTTCTTAAATAATGAACCTGCTGTGTCCATTGATTATTCTAATTCTGTATATAAAAGCAATATCGGTGCCGGTGTATTACCGGGAAGCCGCTCTTTTGTAATATCACCAAACGGAATAAGCAGAATAGTATATCCCGGACTTTGGAAACTGGGTTGCTACCGCACCGACAATGGCACCAGTTTGGGACAGCCCAATGCAGGAAGTACCCGGCCATACAATATTGCCAAATTTTCGGAATTATTCCTTATCGCTGCCGAAGCGGCTGTTAAAGGTGCAACCGCAACCGCTATAACCGGAAAGTACGCAAATGACGGAACAGCCAAAGGACTGGTTAATGTCCTCCGTGCACGTGCAGGAAAATGGAAGTGGAGCAATGGCGGGAATATGGCCAAAGTTGAAGACCACAGCACTGCCATGATTGCTGCCACACCGGTAACTGTAGATATTAATTATATTCTGGCTGAACGTTCCCGCGAATATTTTGGTGAAGGTTACCGTTGGTATGATTTGGTACGTACCCAAAAATGGGCAGAACTTGCTGGCAGTTACAAGATTTGTGGAACTGCTATTGGAGACCATAGTCCAGCAACAGTAACACGTAACATTCAACCCTATTTATACCTTCGTCCTATTCCACAAGGCCAACTGGATGCCATGGATGCGACTGTGGCAGAAAAAGCCGCTTATCAAAATCCAGGATATTGA